A DNA window from Anastrepha obliqua isolate idAnaObli1 chromosome 5, idAnaObli1_1.0, whole genome shotgun sequence contains the following coding sequences:
- the LOC129248337 gene encoding tetraspanin-9-like, protein MLYFCSLRCLLGLLVYSSLMMSKTCALITSSGYSRTNLVFNWYGMGEEELQPSVMFSFYFIRGMLLLFNLLLWLVGLLIILTGIWLHTDFQNYLRISEGYSIYVPYILLVVGGVLVFVASLACSCIVKIDPTMLVIYGGFLIAAMFTLILLSIYIYAYKDNVIAGLPDGIETEVKNYNSYQKSDSRGINATLIDFIQNSLECCGGQSHLDWAKNSLPNSCCWNAGATGNYCSANQTGLMHEVGCIPKLVRLINTNLTSIGVMLSVLALFPLFAMVFAYSLASATRRIGYQSIV, encoded by the exons ATGCTTTATTTTTGTAGCCTTCGATGTCTTCTCGGCTTACTTGTTTACTCTTCGCTGATGATGTCAAAGACTTGTGCGCTTATCACTTCCAGCGGCTACTCGCG TACAAATTTGGTGTTTAACTGGTATGGAATGGGCGAAGAAGAACTGCAGCCAAGCGTCatgttttcattttacttcATAAGAGGAATGTTGTTATTGTTCAATTTATTGTTATGG CTCGTCGGTCTTTTAATCATTTTAACCGGCATCTGGCTGCATACcgattttcaaaactatttaagAATCAGTGAAGGATATTCGATTTATGTGCCCTACATTTTGCTCGTTGTTGGTGGTGTCCTGGTGTTCGTTGCTTCGTTAGCTTGTTCATGCATAGTGAAAATCGATCCCACCATGTTAGTCATA TATGGCGGTTTTCTCATTGCTGCGATGTTCACTTTAATACTATTGTCCATCTATATTTATGCTTATAAGGATAATGTGATCGCCGGGTTGCCGGACGGTATTGAGACGGAGGTGAAGAACTACAATTCTTATCAGAAGAGTGATTCACGTGGAATCAACGCAACTCtaattgattttattcaaaacagt CTGGAATGTTGCGGTGGTCAGAGTCATCTTGACTGGGCGAAAAATTCTCTACCCAATTCGTGTTGCTGGAATGCGGGTGCAACTGGAAATTACTGTTCAGCAAATCAAACGGGTCTTATGCATGAAGTG GGTTGCATACCGAAACTGGTACGTTTAATTAACACTAACCTCACCAGTATTGGTGTAATGCTTTCGGTGCTGGCTTTGTTTCCTCTATTTGCAATGGTATTCGCCTACTCATTGGCATCCGCAACCAGACGAATCGGCTATCAAAGTATAGTTTGA